CGGTGCCGCCCGCCACGCTCGGGTTGGCCAGCTCCGAAATGGTAACGGCCCCGGCCGCCGTGGGCGTAAACGTATTATTGGCCAGCTTACCGGGGGTAAAATCACAGCTGGGAGGCGTGGTATTAGTACCAGTCAGAGCATTGTAGTACAACAGGCTAGGTGCCACCGAGCGGCCGCAGCCCAGGTCGAAGCGCACCGCCCGGCCCACGCAAAAAGCTTGCACTTCCTGGCCGGTAGCCACGTCGATGGCCACAAACGGCGTGGCGCAGGGTGGCGTATTGATGGTGCACTGCGCCGCCGCGCGCCCGGCTAGCCCCGGCAAAAGCAGCCAGCCCAGCAGCGCCGCAAGAAAAAACGGTTTCATACCCACGGCAACGACGTTATCAGGCCCAATCGTACTCGCGCACGAAGCGGGCGGCCCGGTGCAGGTCGGGGGCCAGTACGCGGTCGTGCGGCACGAAGGTAACCACCTCGCGGAAGGCGGCCACCACGGTTTCCAGGGCCGAGCTGCTGCGGGCGGGCCGCCGAAAGTCGAGGGCCTGGGCGGCGGCCAGCAGCTCGATGCCCAAAATTTGCTCCACGTTTTCGACTACGCGGCGGGCTTCGGCGGCGGCCGTGGCGCCGGTGCTGAGCGGGCCGTGCTCGCCCTGCCCGCTTTCCGTGACCGACGACGGCGAGCAGAGCTGCTTGTTCTGGCTCACGAGGCTGGCCGCCGAGTGCGGCAGCGAGAGCAGGCCGAAATTGAGGGCCGGGTCGGCGGCAAGGTAAGGCGGCAGCTGGCGCTGGCCGGCCACCAGGTGCGCCGTGCGCCGCTCCGAGAGGCTGCCCAGCCCCGCCACGGCCATCGCCAGGTGGTCGAGCACCAGGGGTAGGGGCTGGCCGGGCAGGCTGCCGCCGTGCAGCAGCAGGTTTTCTTCCGGAAAAATCAGCGCCTGGCCCGTCACGGCATTGCATTCGGTTTCGACCACCTGGCTCACGTAGGCCAGCGCGTCGCGGCTAGCCCCGTGCACCTGCGGCACGCACCGGAACGCCTGCGGGTCGTGCTCGGGTCGCACGGCCTGTGCCCAGCTCTGCGCGGGCAGCTCCGAGCCGTGCTGCACCTGGCGCAGCCGGGCTGCCACCGTTATGGGGCCCGCGTGCATCCGCACCCGGTGCAGGGCCTCGTGCAGCGGCTCGGCCGAGGCACCAAACACGTCGCCCGACAGGGCCGCAATGACATCGGCGGCGCGGAGCAGGCCACTGGCCCGCTCCAGCGCCTCGGTGGTGTAGGCCAGCATAAACTGGTTGCCGCCCAGCAGCGCCAGGCCTTCCTGGGCTTGCAGCGGCAGCGCCTCCCAGCCGAAGAGGCCCAGCACGTCGGCGGCGGCCAGGCGGTAGCCCTGGTAATTGACCTCGCCCAGGCCCAGCAGCGGCAGGCACAGGTGGGCTAGCGGGGCTTGGTCGCCGTAGGCTCCCAGCGAGCCTTGTTCATACACCACCGGCCACACGTCGCGGTTATAAAAGTCGAGCAGACGGCGCACGGTGGGCAGCGCCACGCCGTTGCGCCCCTGACTGAGGCTGTGGGCCTTGAGCAGCAGCATGCGGCGCACCAGTGCCGTGGGCACCTCGGGGCAGGTGCCCGCCGCGTGCGACATCAGCAAATTGGCCTGCCACTGCGCCTGCTCGGCGGGTGGCAGGCCGGTATCGGGCAGGCGGGCAAAAAAATCGTGGTTGCTGACGGCATCGGGGCTAGCCGCCGGCTCAAGGCGCTGCCGCAAATAGCTGTGGCCGGCACTGATGCGCTGCTCGGCTTCGGGGCTGAGGCGCACGGCCTCAGGGCTGCGGAGCAAGGCGGCCAGGCTAGCCAAGGTGAGCGGC
The genomic region above belongs to Hymenobacter sp. BRD128 and contains:
- the hutH gene encoding histidine ammonia-lyase, which codes for MPHLSPTQPLTLASLAALLRSPEAVRLSPEAEQRISAGHSYLRQRLEPAASPDAVSNHDFFARLPDTGLPPAEQAQWQANLLMSHAAGTCPEVPTALVRRMLLLKAHSLSQGRNGVALPTVRRLLDFYNRDVWPVVYEQGSLGAYGDQAPLAHLCLPLLGLGEVNYQGYRLAAADVLGLFGWEALPLQAQEGLALLGGNQFMLAYTTEALERASGLLRAADVIAALSGDVFGASAEPLHEALHRVRMHAGPITVAARLRQVQHGSELPAQSWAQAVRPEHDPQAFRCVPQVHGASRDALAYVSQVVETECNAVTGQALIFPEENLLLHGGSLPGQPLPLVLDHLAMAVAGLGSLSERRTAHLVAGQRQLPPYLAADPALNFGLLSLPHSAASLVSQNKQLCSPSSVTESGQGEHGPLSTGATAAAEARRVVENVEQILGIELLAAAQALDFRRPARSSSALETVVAAFREVVTFVPHDRVLAPDLHRAARFVREYDWA